A genomic window from Gloeocapsopsis sp. IPPAS B-1203 includes:
- a CDS encoding polysaccharide biosynthesis protein produces the protein MIDTLSNIWLRLRNRHFLAVDTAIFLLTPALALALRLDKLFVYRVYGTDVLIVTILFLAVKIVLLYLFGFYRRCWRYASIDELIQVVASMTAAVIVQSWLFYLLYYSSALVDDLPRSLPLLDGILSLLLVGGVRFSVRAVERMYQLPRTTHQYERALIIGAGNAGVSLVQTIQHNPELRLYAVGFIDDDATKLGLRIRGIRVLGDCRNIPDIVRAFNIERVIIAMPTVSGKTVREIVDRCQSLGVATSTLPSMHEILSGNAHVASIRDVKIEDLLRREPIKTDVKEVSHFLNGKRVLITGAGGSIGGEICRQVLQCCPAEILLVGHGENSVFNIQQELKQVLDSWHSCPNPPRLTTLIADIRFALRLEYAFEQFRPDIVFHAAAHKHVPLMEANSPEAITNNVVGTKNLLDLALRYNVKHFVMISTDKAVNPTSIMGASKRAAEMLVLKAAQTSKKPFVVVRFGNVLGSRGSVVPTFKRQIAAGGPITITHPDICRYFMTIPEAVQLVLQAAVIGQGGEVFMLKMGEPVKIVDLAKDLIRLSGYEVGKDIDIVYTGLRPGEKLYEELFIPGERYEPTQHEKIVSVSNASGIIPLNLDAMVAALCEAANLNDHRAIASLLKQLVIEYQPGSNAIPKDSTVVSSDRLNQVTKLQQLAKDLQNALTQSEFRIHYQPIVNLNTNEITEFEALLRWQHPQQGLITPSKFIDLAESTDLIIPIGWWVLRQACRQLRTWQHQFPHIRLTMSINFSHKQFFQPDLSKQVAQILQDVNLTAGSLRLEIAESVILENLDRAAAVIQQLNNLGVQLQIDNIGVGYSFLSLLQQLPQLLQNHKISKLKLDRTLISSTDSETAEIMQTIAAIAHDLHINLTATGVETIKQLAQIRALECKYGQGYLFSEPLESQAIQPLLATHYTPINTF, from the coding sequence ATGATAGATACACTATCAAATATTTGGCTGCGGTTACGTAACCGCCATTTTCTTGCTGTTGATACAGCAATTTTCTTATTAACACCTGCATTAGCACTCGCGTTGCGCTTAGACAAATTATTTGTCTATAGAGTGTATGGCACCGATGTTCTTATTGTAACAATCCTATTTTTAGCTGTAAAGATCGTACTGCTGTACTTGTTTGGTTTTTATCGTCGCTGTTGGCGTTATGCCAGTATTGATGAACTTATTCAAGTCGTGGCTTCTATGACTGCTGCTGTTATTGTTCAAAGTTGGTTATTTTACCTGCTTTACTACAGTAGTGCCTTAGTAGACGACTTACCGCGATCGCTACCCCTACTCGATGGCATACTGAGTTTACTCCTAGTTGGTGGAGTACGCTTTAGCGTACGTGCTGTAGAGCGCATGTATCAATTACCGCGAACAACTCACCAGTACGAACGGGCGTTGATTATTGGTGCTGGTAATGCGGGCGTGTCGCTAGTTCAAACAATTCAACATAATCCTGAATTACGTCTTTATGCAGTCGGTTTTATTGATGATGATGCAACAAAACTAGGCTTACGCATTCGGGGAATTCGCGTTTTAGGCGATTGCCGTAACATTCCAGATATTGTTCGTGCTTTCAACATCGAGCGCGTCATTATTGCCATGCCGACTGTTTCTGGCAAAACAGTAAGAGAAATTGTCGATCGCTGTCAATCGCTGGGTGTGGCGACAAGTACCTTGCCAAGCATGCATGAAATCCTTAGTGGTAATGCCCATGTTGCTAGTATTCGAGATGTCAAAATTGAAGATTTGCTGCGACGCGAACCAATTAAAACAGATGTCAAGGAAGTTTCACACTTTCTCAATGGCAAGCGAGTTTTGATTACAGGTGCTGGAGGTTCAATAGGTGGTGAAATTTGCCGTCAAGTATTGCAATGTTGTCCTGCAGAAATATTGCTTGTCGGGCACGGAGAGAACTCTGTTTTCAACATTCAACAGGAACTCAAGCAAGTCTTAGACTCTTGGCATTCTTGCCCAAATCCACCTCGGCTGACAACGTTAATTGCTGATATTCGCTTTGCATTGCGCTTAGAATATGCTTTTGAGCAATTTAGACCAGATATTGTTTTCCATGCAGCAGCACATAAACATGTGCCCTTAATGGAGGCAAACTCACCAGAAGCAATTACAAATAACGTTGTCGGAACAAAAAATCTACTCGACTTGGCACTACGCTACAACGTAAAACACTTTGTCATGATTTCTACCGATAAAGCTGTGAATCCCACAAGTATTATGGGTGCGAGTAAAAGAGCGGCAGAAATGTTGGTCTTAAAAGCAGCACAAACAAGTAAAAAACCTTTTGTTGTTGTGCGTTTTGGCAATGTCCTAGGAAGTCGAGGTAGTGTAGTTCCGACATTTAAGCGACAGATTGCAGCAGGCGGTCCAATTACAATTACACATCCTGATATTTGCCGTTATTTCATGACAATTCCCGAAGCAGTTCAACTTGTACTGCAAGCTGCGGTGATTGGTCAAGGTGGAGAAGTGTTTATGCTTAAAATGGGGGAACCTGTTAAGATTGTTGACTTGGCAAAAGATCTCATTCGCCTTTCTGGTTATGAAGTCGGTAAAGACATTGATATTGTGTATACAGGACTGCGACCAGGAGAAAAACTGTATGAGGAGTTGTTTATTCCTGGAGAACGTTACGAGCCAACGCAGCACGAGAAAATTGTTTCAGTTAGCAATGCAAGTGGAATTATTCCTTTAAATTTAGATGCAATGGTGGCAGCGCTTTGTGAAGCCGCAAATTTAAATGATCATCGAGCTATTGCTTCTTTGTTAAAACAGCTAGTCATCGAGTATCAACCAGGAAGTAATGCAATTCCTAAGGATAGTACAGTTGTTTCAAGCGATCGCCTAAATCAAGTCACAAAACTACAGCAACTCGCAAAAGACTTACAAAATGCTTTAACACAATCCGAGTTCCGCATTCACTATCAACCGATCGTTAACTTAAACACGAATGAGATTACAGAATTTGAAGCTTTATTACGCTGGCAACATCCTCAACAAGGCTTGATAACACCATCTAAATTTATCGATCTCGCCGAAAGTACAGATTTAATTATCCCAATTGGCTGGTGGGTGTTGCGTCAAGCCTGCAGACAACTCCGAACTTGGCAACACCAATTTCCTCACATTCGCTTAACGATGAGTATCAATTTCTCGCACAAGCAGTTTTTTCAACCTGACTTGAGCAAACAAGTTGCCCAAATCTTGCAAGATGTCAATTTGACAGCAGGTAGTTTGAGATTAGAGATAGCTGAGAGCGTTATTTTAGAAAATCTCGATCGTGCTGCGGCAGTTATTCAACAGTTAAATAATTTAGGTGTTCAGTTACAAATAGATAATATTGGTGTTGGATACTCTTTCTTGAGCTTACTTCAGCAATTACCGCAACTTCTGCAAAATCACAAAATTAGTAAGTTAAAGCTGGATCGTACGCTCATTAGTTCTACTGACAGTGAAACTGCAGAAATTATGCAAACTATTGCCGCGATCGCGCACGACTTGCATATAAACCTCACGGCTACTGGTGTAGAAACAATCAAGCAACTTGCACAGATTCGGGCACTTGAGTGTAAATATGGACAGGGTTATTTGTTCTCAGAACCTCTAGAAAGCCAAGCAATTCAACCATTACTAGCAACGCACTACACTCCAATCAATACCTTTTAA
- a CDS encoding ferric reductase-like transmembrane domain-containing protein — protein sequence MKNPWVAGTFWIVLYLLVTLSPLLILLIHPAPGGRGFWIEFSAALGYVGLAMMMLQFALTARFDAIAAPYGIDIVLQYHRYITQVAFALILIHPIILFFQDAEYLRLLNFFEAPWRARFAVISTISLILLVVTSLWREKLKLNYEVWRTSHGILAVATVGLGLAHAFGVNYYLALPWKAMLWILLALLAFGSLIYVRLLKPWLMMQKPYRVETVVPQRGDVYTLVLRPQGHEGIRFLPGQFAWLTLDRSPYRIQEHPFSFSSNGDRSDQVALTIKAVGDFTNTIKNVQPGTKAFLDGPHGAFTPDRFDCKGLVLIANGVGVTPMISIMVTLAERGDHRPIRLIYANGSWDDVAFREDLEYLNKRLDSLTVTHVIKEPPEDWAGESGYVDKDLLARHIPDNREGWRYFLCGSPRFLDEAEKALHELKVPAKYIHMEHFNLV from the coding sequence ATGAAAAATCCCTGGGTTGCAGGAACATTTTGGATTGTTTTATACCTCTTAGTAACCCTTTCCCCCTTGTTAATTTTGTTAATTCACCCAGCACCAGGAGGGCGGGGATTTTGGATCGAATTTTCTGCAGCATTGGGTTACGTGGGCTTGGCAATGATGATGCTGCAATTTGCATTGACAGCTCGTTTTGATGCGATCGCCGCGCCTTACGGCATTGATATTGTCTTGCAGTACCATCGCTATATTACCCAAGTTGCCTTTGCGTTAATCCTGATTCACCCAATCATTTTATTTTTCCAGGACGCTGAATATCTACGACTACTTAACTTCTTTGAAGCGCCTTGGCGAGCAAGATTTGCGGTTATTTCGACGATATCATTAATCTTACTAGTTGTGACTTCACTATGGCGAGAGAAGCTGAAGCTGAACTATGAAGTGTGGCGGACAAGTCATGGAATTCTGGCGGTTGCGACGGTAGGTTTAGGGCTAGCTCATGCTTTTGGTGTAAACTACTATCTCGCACTGCCTTGGAAGGCGATGTTGTGGATACTATTAGCCTTGTTGGCATTTGGTTCTTTAATATATGTCCGCTTGCTCAAACCGTGGCTGATGATGCAAAAACCCTATCGGGTAGAAACTGTTGTCCCTCAGCGGGGTGATGTTTACACATTAGTACTGCGTCCGCAGGGACACGAAGGCATTCGTTTTTTGCCAGGACAATTTGCTTGGCTTACTCTAGATCGTTCTCCGTATCGCATTCAAGAGCATCCGTTTTCATTTTCTTCAAACGGCGATCGCAGCGATCAAGTTGCACTCACAATCAAAGCTGTTGGTGACTTCACAAACACAATTAAAAATGTTCAGCCTGGAACAAAAGCTTTTCTAGATGGTCCTCACGGGGCTTTTACTCCTGATCGTTTTGACTGTAAAGGTTTAGTCCTGATCGCCAATGGTGTCGGTGTTACCCCCATGATCAGTATTATGGTTACGCTTGCGGAACGCGGCGATCATCGACCAATTCGCTTAATTTATGCCAACGGTTCGTGGGATGATGTTGCTTTTCGTGAAGATCTAGAATATCTCAATAAGCGCTTAGATAGTCTCACAGTGACTCATGTTATTAAAGAACCCCCTGAAGATTGGGCAGGAGAATCAGGTTACGTAGATAAAGATCTCCTAGCACGACACATTCCCGATAATCGTGAAGGCTGGCGCTATTTCCTTTGTGGTTCTCCTCGCTTTTTAGATGAAGCAGAAAAAGCTCTACACGAGCTAAAAGTTCCTGCCAAATACATTCACATGGAACACTTTAATCTTGTTTGA
- a CDS encoding phage holin family protein, with product MGIIINWIVTTISFLIISKIPIGVEIDSFGKAAISAAVFGLLNAFVRPIIAFLAFPINLLTLGLFSIVINAIIFGLAALLVHGFRLRWGIWSALIGTIALSIVNSILFSLLGTVGI from the coding sequence ATGGGAATTATTATTAATTGGATTGTGACTACAATCAGTTTTTTAATTATTTCAAAAATACCCATTGGTGTCGAAATCGACAGTTTTGGAAAAGCCGCAATATCTGCAGCAGTTTTTGGACTTCTCAATGCTTTTGTCCGACCAATTATTGCTTTTCTAGCTTTTCCCATCAATCTTTTAACTTTGGGTTTATTCAGCATTGTTATCAATGCAATTATTTTTGGATTAGCAGCATTATTAGTACATGGATTTCGCTTACGTTGGGGAATTTGGAGTGCCTTGATTGGCACAATTGCTTTGAGCATCGTTAACTCTATTTTATTCAGCTTGCTTGGTACAGTAGGAATATAA
- a CDS encoding sorbosone dehydrogenase family protein produces the protein MKNVVTRKNLELFLLGIALLGIISTPANSQQPEQRRIERVEGYLATPEQLEFDEALVQQLRMPAGFQINVFAKDLGNPRNIAIAPDGTVYVTRREQQDVIALRDRNRDGRADEMRTIASNLPFVNGITIYQNRLYYVTDTSLYASDLGRGGTVGKPQVLIDDLPDAGQHPNRTIAFGPDGMLYISVGSTCNACDEPNEEHATMLRAQPDGSDRTIYAEGLRNTIPFGWHPQTKQFWGLDHGSDWRGNDQPPEELNLIAQGKHYGWPFCFGDRRPDVYLPAEPEGKSKAEFCATTEPPVLTYTAHSAPLAMVFYTASQFPQEYRNDAFVTMRGSWNRNPPVGYKVVRIRYQNGKPTAIEDFIVGFLNEQRTAQFGRPVGIGMTPDGSLLFTDDTNGVIYRVTYAGTAKR, from the coding sequence ATGAAAAATGTTGTGACGCGCAAAAATCTTGAATTATTCTTGCTTGGTATCGCCCTTCTAGGCATTATTAGTACTCCCGCAAATTCCCAGCAGCCAGAACAACGTAGAATTGAGCGTGTTGAAGGCTATTTGGCAACACCAGAACAACTAGAGTTTGATGAAGCGCTGGTGCAGCAATTGAGAATGCCTGCAGGATTTCAGATTAATGTTTTTGCTAAAGACTTAGGAAATCCGCGTAATATTGCGATCGCACCTGATGGCACAGTTTATGTTACCCGTCGCGAACAACAAGATGTCATTGCACTACGCGATCGCAATCGTGATGGACGTGCTGACGAAATGCGGACAATTGCCTCAAATTTACCTTTTGTAAATGGTATTACAATTTATCAAAATCGCTTGTATTACGTCACCGATACGTCACTTTATGCCTCTGATTTAGGACGTGGCGGTACGGTTGGCAAGCCTCAAGTTCTCATTGACGATTTACCCGATGCAGGGCAACACCCCAACCGCACGATCGCTTTTGGTCCTGATGGTATGCTATACATCTCAGTGGGTAGTACCTGTAATGCTTGTGATGAGCCGAATGAAGAACACGCAACAATGTTACGCGCTCAACCTGATGGTAGCGATCGCACAATTTATGCTGAGGGATTGCGCAATACAATTCCTTTTGGTTGGCATCCCCAAACAAAACAATTTTGGGGACTAGATCACGGCAGCGACTGGCGAGGCAACGATCAACCACCGGAAGAATTAAATTTAATTGCGCAAGGAAAACATTATGGTTGGCCTTTCTGTTTTGGCGATCGCCGTCCTGATGTTTACTTACCGGCAGAACCCGAAGGTAAATCGAAAGCAGAATTTTGTGCCACAACTGAACCACCAGTACTAACGTATACTGCTCACAGTGCACCGTTGGCAATGGTTTTCTATACAGCTTCTCAGTTTCCCCAAGAATACCGTAATGATGCATTTGTGACAATGCGCGGTTCTTGGAATCGCAATCCACCGGTGGGTTATAAAGTAGTCCGCATTCGTTATCAAAATGGGAAACCGACTGCAATTGAGGACTTTATTGTTGGTTTTCTCAACGAACAACGAACTGCACAATTTGGTAGACCAGTCGGTATTGGTATGACACCCGATGGATCATTATTATTTACAGATGATACCAATGGTGTTATTTACCGTGTAACTTATGCTGGCACAGCAAAAAGATAG
- a CDS encoding iron uptake porin: protein MQYYLQVAFQLWQRKRTYAYCVLGAAIASGMDQAIASEHLANITSVSQLTEVHQDWASSALSNLVERYGCFAGYPDATFQGNQTLSRDEFASSLNACLNNINQPLTVIPPADLATIQHLQNEFATELATLEDRVDNLAARVAELSANQFSTTTVLSTSIVVAASDLTGDTADSNPDTNIDSNLALNYRARMNFTTSFTGTDRLLVRLQASNRVPNFSSISATNVTRLSYEVGNTDNSFNLNLLEYRFPVGDRLNIFLYGNAASHHYYTTVVNPYFASFGGAKGSPSRFSERNPIYRIGDISAGGVGAVYRFNEALQLDLGYLAQNAGLANSGAGLFNGTYSALAQLSVRPTANVELALTYVRNYSANGDLAHRTGSTFANIPFGSGVALTSNSYGIQALWRVAPQLAVSGWLGYTHANRANGVGDTADIFNYAINIAFPDLFKTGAVGGLGFGMPPKVTNNTIVAREDTATGLHFEAFYEYPLTENITVIPGIIYLTNPEHNATNGDIFIGTIRTVFGF from the coding sequence GTGCAATATTATCTACAGGTTGCATTTCAGCTTTGGCAAAGAAAAAGAACTTACGCTTATTGTGTTTTAGGTGCGGCGATCGCAAGTGGGATGGATCAGGCGATCGCTAGTGAACATTTGGCAAATATTACTTCTGTATCTCAACTCACTGAAGTACATCAAGATTGGGCAAGTTCTGCATTAAGCAATTTAGTTGAACGTTATGGTTGTTTTGCAGGATATCCAGATGCCACATTTCAAGGAAATCAAACCCTTTCACGTGATGAGTTCGCGAGTAGTTTAAATGCTTGTTTGAACAACATCAATCAACCACTTACAGTGATACCTCCAGCAGATTTAGCAACAATCCAACACTTACAAAATGAGTTTGCAACAGAATTAGCAACTCTAGAAGATCGAGTAGATAATTTAGCAGCGCGTGTTGCTGAATTAAGCGCAAATCAGTTTTCTACGACAACAGTGTTAAGTACTTCTATCGTAGTTGCAGCGAGCGATTTAACTGGAGATACTGCTGATAGTAACCCAGACACAAATATTGACTCGAATCTTGCTTTGAACTATCGAGCGCGGATGAATTTCACGACTAGTTTTACTGGTACAGATCGCTTACTTGTACGACTACAAGCATCAAATCGAGTACCGAACTTTAGTAGTATTTCTGCAACAAATGTGACACGACTTTCTTACGAAGTCGGCAACACTGATAACAGTTTCAATTTGAATTTACTTGAATATCGATTTCCTGTAGGCGATCGCCTCAATATTTTCCTTTATGGCAATGCTGCCTCACATCATTACTACACTACCGTTGTCAATCCTTATTTTGCTAGCTTTGGAGGTGCTAAAGGTTCGCCATCGCGTTTTTCTGAACGTAACCCGATTTATCGCATTGGCGATATTAGTGCAGGTGGAGTAGGCGCAGTTTATCGCTTCAATGAAGCATTACAGTTAGATTTAGGCTATCTTGCCCAAAATGCCGGTTTAGCTAACTCTGGTGCAGGGCTATTTAATGGAACGTATAGCGCTTTAGCACAACTTTCCGTCAGACCGACAGCAAATGTAGAATTAGCTTTAACATATGTTCGCAACTACTCGGCTAATGGTGACTTGGCGCATCGTACTGGTAGTACTTTTGCTAATATCCCTTTCGGTTCTGGCGTTGCCTTGACATCTAATTCCTACGGAATTCAAGCTTTGTGGCGAGTTGCACCTCAGCTTGCAGTTAGTGGTTGGTTAGGATACACTCACGCAAATCGAGCTAATGGTGTTGGCGATACAGCAGATATTTTTAATTACGCAATCAACATTGCTTTTCCCGATTTATTTAAAACTGGTGCTGTCGGTGGTTTAGGTTTTGGAATGCCACCGAAAGTTACTAATAATACCATTGTAGCGCGTGAAGATACTGCAACCGGATTGCATTTTGAAGCTTTTTATGAATACCCGCTTACTGAAAATATTACTGTCATCCCAGGTATTATATATCTCACAAACCCCGAACACAACGCTACAAACGGCGATATTTTTATTGGTACAATTAGAACGGTTTTTGGTTTTTAA
- a CDS encoding APC family permease yields the protein MSQNSSPSLKRELGVVGAVALGLGSIVGAGVFVSTGIAAGVAGSAVIISVALAAGVAVCNGLNSAQLAASHPVSGGAYEYGYKYLTPWLGFTAGWMFLVAKSASAATAALGFAGYLLNVLGVSDRTYLVPTALAAVVLLTLIVLGGVKRSNVVNITIVSITLLSLIFFIVAGLPTVVATEFTNFTPFVADADNPVASVLQATALMFVAYTGYGRIATLGEEVKEPQKTIPRAIIITLTITMLLYIGVVVVGIGSVGAQTLGAVTSEQVAPLEIAARNFNIPGSGLILAVGAVTATLGVLLNLVLGLSRVLLAMGRRQDMPKFVAKMNSSRTTPYIAVLIMGTAIACLVLIGDVRTTWSFSAFSVLIYYAITDLSALQIPDEKRLYPKWIAWIGLSACLFLAFWVEQHIWLIGVGLIIAGLIWKTVIRKLVISYSED from the coding sequence ATGTCACAGAATTCATCACCATCACTCAAGCGAGAATTAGGTGTCGTAGGTGCAGTTGCCCTTGGTTTAGGTTCAATTGTGGGTGCTGGTGTATTTGTCAGCACAGGAATTGCTGCGGGTGTAGCGGGATCTGCGGTGATTATTTCAGTGGCGCTTGCTGCGGGTGTAGCAGTGTGTAATGGCTTAAATAGCGCTCAATTAGCCGCGAGTCATCCTGTGAGTGGTGGGGCTTATGAGTATGGTTATAAATATCTCACACCTTGGCTAGGGTTTACAGCAGGGTGGATGTTTTTAGTAGCAAAATCGGCTTCAGCAGCGACTGCGGCTTTAGGATTTGCAGGTTATTTGTTGAATGTGTTGGGAGTTAGCGATCGCACTTATTTAGTTCCTACAGCTTTAGCCGCAGTCGTACTATTAACTTTGATTGTTTTGGGTGGAGTGAAGCGCTCAAACGTTGTCAATATTACGATTGTTTCCATTACGCTACTCTCACTCATTTTCTTTATTGTGGCTGGTTTACCAACAGTAGTTGCTACTGAATTTACAAATTTCACTCCGTTTGTTGCGGATGCAGATAATCCGGTTGCTTCAGTTTTGCAAGCAACCGCTTTGATGTTTGTTGCTTACACTGGATATGGACGGATTGCCACATTAGGTGAAGAAGTCAAAGAACCACAAAAGACAATTCCCAGAGCAATCATTATTACACTGACAATCACAATGTTGCTTTATATTGGTGTTGTAGTTGTTGGTATTGGCTCAGTAGGGGCGCAGACATTAGGCGCAGTCACTAGCGAACAAGTTGCACCTTTAGAAATTGCAGCAAGAAACTTTAATATTCCTGGTAGTGGTTTAATTTTGGCAGTTGGTGCTGTAACGGCAACGTTAGGTGTTCTACTCAATTTAGTTTTAGGTTTATCTCGCGTGTTACTAGCTATGGGGCGGCGTCAGGATATGCCTAAGTTTGTTGCCAAAATGAACTCATCACGCACAACGCCTTATATTGCAGTGCTCATTATGGGAACTGCGATCGCCTGTTTAGTGTTAATTGGTGATGTGAGAACAACTTGGTCTTTTAGTGCGTTTTCTGTATTAATCTACTACGCAATTACTGATTTATCAGCATTACAAATTCCAGATGAAAAACGACTTTATCCTAAGTGGATTGCTTGGATTGGTCTATCAGCTTGCCTTTTCCTAGCTTTTTGGGTCGAACAGCACATTTGGTTAATAGGTGTTGGACTAATTATTGCTGGATTGATCTGGAAAACTGTGATTAGAAAACTAGTAATAAGTTATTCAGAAGATTAA
- a CDS encoding PQQ-dependent sugar dehydrogenase, with protein sequence MQLTRIIASVVAGMSTLGVAACGVQSSEQVSSNGNVAQSPQSQLASANQQACTLVPEGAGPQGQVNVRTEEVVTGLEVPWGIAFLPNNDMLVTERPGRVRLVRNGQLESAPVATINVTDSGEGGLLGIAAHPDFAENRLFYVYYTADRNGTPINRVERWQLSQDGTSATRDRMIVDDIPVALYHNGGRIRFGPDGMLYIGTGDARDPDISQDNSSLAGKILRVTPDGEVPQDNPFPGNPVYISGIRNTQGFDWANESTMWVTDHGPSGELGRRGHDKVSVATAGDNLGWPTIYRCESQEGLVTPSLVWREAAPPGGATIYTGNAIPEWQGNLMIATLRSEHLHRVAFDPNSQQIQQHEVYLQGEHGRLRDAVMGLDGELYITTSNCDGRGSCPAGQDKILRVTR encoded by the coding sequence ATGCAGCTGACAAGAATTATTGCCAGTGTAGTAGCAGGTATGAGTACATTAGGTGTTGCGGCTTGTGGGGTACAATCCTCAGAACAAGTTTCTAGTAATGGCAACGTTGCTCAATCACCTCAATCACAATTAGCAAGTGCAAACCAACAAGCTTGTACTTTAGTACCTGAAGGCGCAGGTCCACAAGGACAAGTTAATGTGCGAACCGAAGAAGTTGTAACTGGCTTAGAAGTTCCTTGGGGAATTGCATTTCTGCCTAACAACGATATGTTGGTGACAGAAAGACCAGGAAGAGTGCGATTAGTCCGAAATGGTCAATTAGAATCTGCACCTGTGGCAACAATTAATGTTACTGATAGCGGTGAAGGTGGCTTGCTTGGCATTGCAGCTCATCCTGATTTTGCAGAAAACCGACTATTTTATGTATATTACACTGCCGATCGCAACGGAACACCAATAAATCGAGTCGAACGCTGGCAATTATCACAAGACGGAACGAGTGCGACTCGCGATCGCATGATTGTTGATGATATTCCAGTCGCACTCTATCACAATGGCGGACGTATTCGCTTTGGTCCAGATGGGATGCTCTATATTGGCACTGGGGATGCGAGAGATCCAGATATTTCTCAGGATAATAGCAGCTTAGCTGGTAAAATCTTGCGCGTGACACCTGATGGTGAAGTTCCCCAAGATAATCCATTTCCAGGTAATCCTGTATATATCAGCGGCATTCGCAATACGCAAGGTTTTGACTGGGCAAACGAATCAACAATGTGGGTAACAGATCATGGTCCTAGTGGCGAACTTGGTAGACGCGGTCACGACAAAGTCAGTGTTGCCACAGCAGGCGATAATTTAGGATGGCCTACAATTTATCGCTGTGAATCGCAAGAAGGATTAGTAACTCCCTCTTTAGTCTGGCGAGAAGCCGCACCGCCAGGAGGCGCAACAATTTATACCGGAAATGCAATTCCAGAGTGGCAAGGTAATTTGATGATTGCAACACTGCGTTCTGAACACTTGCATCGCGTTGCTTTCGATCCTAATTCTCAGCAAATTCAACAACATGAAGTTTACTTACAAGGCGAACATGGTAGGCTACGAGATGCTGTGATGGGTCTTGATGGAGAACTTTATATCACAACAAGTAACTGTGATGGCAGAGGTAGCTGTCCCGCAGGACAAGACAAGATACTACGCGTTACTCGGTAA
- a CDS encoding AI-2E family transporter, with translation MSQQNIWEYLKRLLIAVGIIGLFIILLLFAWAIIDVLLLIFLGLLLAVVLRTLAKPIARYTPLTAQWSLGVVVLLLVVVIGVGGWFFIPEVLSQTELFVQQIGVGINQVQNFLAQYTWGQQLLEQMPGGDGGLPISNLLNQFVNAFTLTLEGLANTLFVLFIGIFLAVDPNLYRSGVVSLVPSQGRDRAREVIADVVHVLRAWLLGRVISMIAIGVVIGIGLTLLDIPLALVLGIITGLLEFIPVVGPILSAVPAIIIAISQGFMPAVYVAIFYLVVQQLEGNVLTPIVQQKTVSLPPAITLIAVLAMSALFGPLGALVATPLAAVIMALIKMLYVQDILGSPRGARGE, from the coding sequence GTGTCTCAGCAGAATATTTGGGAATATCTAAAACGCTTGCTAATCGCAGTCGGCATTATTGGGCTATTTATCATCTTGCTTCTCTTTGCTTGGGCAATTATTGATGTCTTACTATTAATTTTTTTAGGGTTGCTCTTAGCTGTAGTGCTGCGTACCCTAGCAAAACCTATAGCTCGTTATACGCCTTTAACTGCCCAATGGTCATTAGGTGTCGTTGTATTGTTGCTTGTCGTTGTCATCGGAGTTGGCGGGTGGTTTTTTATTCCAGAGGTTTTGAGCCAAACTGAACTATTTGTGCAACAAATTGGAGTCGGTATCAACCAAGTGCAAAATTTTTTAGCTCAGTATACTTGGGGTCAACAGTTACTAGAGCAAATGCCTGGTGGTGATGGAGGATTGCCAATATCTAACTTACTCAATCAGTTTGTGAATGCTTTCACTTTGACTTTAGAAGGGCTAGCCAATACGCTGTTTGTACTTTTTATTGGCATATTTTTAGCTGTTGATCCAAATCTCTATCGCAGTGGAGTTGTCAGTTTAGTACCCTCGCAAGGACGCGATCGCGCTCGAGAAGTTATTGCAGATGTCGTCCATGTACTACGTGCTTGGCTGTTAGGACGAGTGATTTCTATGATTGCGATTGGGGTTGTGATTGGAATTGGATTGACATTGCTTGATATCCCCCTTGCCTTAGTTTTAGGGATCATTACCGGATTGTTGGAGTTTATTCCTGTTGTCGGACCAATTCTTTCTGCAGTTCCCGCAATTATTATTGCGATTAGTCAAGGGTTTATGCCCGCAGTTTACGTTGCGATATTTTATCTTGTTGTGCAACAGTTAGAAGGCAATGTACTCACACCAATCGTACAGCAAAAAACTGTTTCTTTACCACCAGCAATTACTCTAATTGCCGTGTTAGCAATGAGTGCGTTGTTTGGTCCCTTGGGAGCATTAGTTGCTACACCACTTGCGGCAGTTATTATGGCTTTGATTAAAATGCTTTACGTGCAAGATATCCTTGGTTCTCCTAGAGGGGCGAGGGGTGAGTGA